Proteins encoded together in one Mycobacterium simiae window:
- a CDS encoding 3-oxoacyl-ACP synthase III family protein: MGTPSVSLIDVSTYLPGPPIPADYYAQFAETDDLRDNVMFRAPKFRHHVGPQESSIDMIERAVAGLIERHGHDVVEGADVLITHTQVPDMAFYGQGGGIAHRLGLRPSWVLDLNNGGCAAFVLALNVARKLLASGEGRTALIAVAQNAAGQFFDQPTIRRKAQSAVPGDGAAVGLVTISDQSPILDVECRTYGEYAGEMTLSFDPPRKWWQAGPGEGSIGFTESKITKVLARGNRQVPEVALAVCDRIGLPAKDIDVLVTNQPNRAFLRNWRDALEVPAQRHADTFDECGNLFGAGIPINLDRAICNGQLKSGEVVLMAGFAHAGDFAGAAAVRWGGRG; encoded by the coding sequence ATGGGCACACCAAGCGTTAGCCTGATCGACGTCTCCACCTATCTGCCCGGGCCGCCGATCCCCGCGGACTACTACGCTCAGTTCGCCGAAACCGACGACCTTCGGGACAACGTCATGTTCCGGGCGCCGAAGTTCCGTCACCACGTCGGACCGCAGGAAAGCTCCATCGACATGATCGAACGTGCGGTTGCGGGCCTGATCGAACGGCACGGGCACGACGTCGTCGAAGGTGCGGACGTCCTGATCACCCACACGCAGGTGCCCGACATGGCGTTTTACGGGCAGGGCGGCGGCATTGCGCACCGGCTCGGTTTACGGCCGTCGTGGGTACTCGACCTGAACAATGGTGGGTGTGCGGCATTTGTGTTGGCGCTCAACGTGGCTCGTAAGCTACTGGCGTCGGGCGAGGGACGTACGGCGCTGATCGCCGTCGCGCAGAACGCGGCCGGCCAGTTCTTCGACCAGCCCACGATTCGCCGCAAGGCGCAATCGGCGGTCCCCGGCGACGGTGCCGCCGTCGGGTTGGTCACCATCAGCGACCAATCACCGATCCTGGACGTCGAGTGCCGCACCTACGGTGAGTACGCCGGGGAGATGACGCTGTCCTTCGACCCGCCCCGCAAGTGGTGGCAGGCCGGCCCCGGTGAGGGAAGCATCGGTTTCACCGAAAGCAAGATCACCAAGGTGCTGGCCCGCGGGAACCGGCAGGTGCCCGAGGTGGCGCTCGCTGTTTGCGACCGGATCGGCTTGCCCGCCAAGGACATCGACGTGTTGGTCACCAATCAGCCTAACCGGGCGTTCCTGCGGAATTGGCGGGACGCGCTCGAGGTGCCCGCGCAACGTCACGCCGACACGTTTGACGAATGTGGCAACCTGTTCGGCGCCGGCATCCCGATCAACCTCGACCGCGCGATCTGCAACGGCCAGCTCAAGTCCGGCGAGGTGGTGCTGATGGCCGGTTTTGCCCATGCCGGTGATTTCGCCGGCGCCGCGGCGGTGCGGTGGGGTGGCCGAGGGTGA
- the map gene encoding type I methionyl aminopeptidase gives MNPLARLRSRKVVPQRSAGELDAMAAAGAVVAAALQAVQAAAASGSSTLGLDQIAETVIREAGATPSFLGYHGYPASICASVNDRVVHGIPSAAEILVPGDLVSIDCGAILDGWHGDAAITFGVGALDPADAALSAATRESLEAGIAAMIPGNRLTDVSHAIELGTRAAAVRHGRSFGIVEGYGGHGIGRQMHMDPFLPNEGSPGRGPLLAVGSVLAIEPMLTLGTGKTRVLDDDWTVTTTDGSRAAHWEHTVAVTEDGPRILTLR, from the coding sequence ATGAACCCGCTGGCGCGGTTGCGGAGCCGCAAGGTGGTGCCGCAGCGCAGCGCCGGCGAACTCGACGCGATGGCCGCGGCGGGCGCCGTGGTCGCCGCCGCCCTGCAGGCCGTGCAGGCCGCGGCCGCTTCCGGCAGCTCCACGTTGGGGTTGGACCAAATCGCCGAGACGGTGATCCGGGAGGCCGGCGCGACCCCGTCGTTTCTGGGATATCACGGCTATCCGGCGTCGATCTGTGCGTCCGTCAACGACCGGGTGGTGCACGGCATTCCGTCCGCCGCCGAGATCCTCGTGCCCGGTGACCTCGTATCGATCGACTGCGGCGCGATCCTGGACGGCTGGCACGGCGATGCGGCCATCACCTTCGGCGTCGGTGCCCTCGACCCGGCCGACGCGGCGCTGTCCGCGGCGACCAGGGAATCCCTGGAGGCCGGAATCGCGGCGATGATCCCCGGTAACCGGCTGACCGACGTCTCGCACGCCATCGAATTGGGAACCCGGGCGGCCGCGGTGCGGCACGGTCGCAGCTTCGGGATCGTCGAAGGGTACGGCGGTCACGGCATCGGCCGGCAGATGCACATGGACCCGTTCCTGCCCAACGAGGGATCGCCGGGCCGCGGACCGCTGCTCGCCGTCGGGTCGGTGCTGGCCATCGAGCCGATGCTGACCCTGGGGACGGGCAAAACCCGGGTTCTCGACGACGACTGGACGGTCACCACCACCGACGGATCCCGGGCCGCGCATTGGGAGCACACCGTGGCCGTCACCGAGGACGGACCCCGCATCCTCACGCTGCGCTAG
- a CDS encoding adenylate kinase, which translates to MRVVLLGPPGAGKGTQSEKLSEKLGIPQISTGDLFRSNIGQGTKLGLEAKRYLDAGDLVPSELTNQLVDDRLDEPDVANGFILDGYPRSIEQAKALHEMLARRGTDIDAVLEFRVSEDELLHRLKGRGRADDTDEVILNRMKIYRDETAPLLEYYRDQLKTVDAIGAVDEVFARALRALGK; encoded by the coding sequence GTGAGAGTCGTATTGCTGGGCCCGCCGGGGGCAGGCAAGGGCACGCAGTCGGAGAAGCTCAGCGAGAAGCTCGGGATTCCGCAGATCTCCACCGGGGACCTCTTTCGCAGCAATATCGGGCAGGGCACCAAGCTGGGCCTGGAGGCCAAGCGGTACCTGGACGCCGGCGACTTGGTGCCCTCCGAGCTGACCAATCAGCTCGTCGACGACCGGCTGGACGAACCGGACGTGGCGAACGGTTTCATCCTGGACGGCTACCCGCGCTCGATCGAGCAGGCCAAAGCGCTGCATGAGATGCTGGCCCGCCGCGGCACCGACATCGACGCGGTGCTGGAGTTCCGGGTGTCCGAAGACGAATTGCTGCACCGGCTCAAGGGCCGCGGCCGCGCCGACGACACCGACGAGGTCATCCTCAACCGGATGAAGATCTACCGGGACGAAACCGCCCCGCTGCTCGAGTACTACCGCGACCAGCTCAAGACCGTCGACGCCATCGGTGCGGTGGATGAGGTATTCGCCCGCGCGCTGCGGGCGCTGGGCAAGTAG
- a CDS encoding anti-sigma factor family protein, producing MDEMKTPLRGLGPPGDNEVFGLIMGDNHRYAMWDAAYVLGSLSSADRREFEAHMAQCSACREAVAELSGVPALLSQLDREEVAAMGQSGAAAAAPPELLPSLLAKVAWRRRRARIITWVASSAAAAVLAVGVFLGFQGIQGHFSSPTPTQPVAQSSEMAQVGTTMLASTVQLSSQHWGTAINLKCVCLAPPYAHHDTLAMVVVGRDGSKTRLATWVAEPGHTAMPAASISTPLEQIAAVQVVAADSGEVLLERSL from the coding sequence ATGGATGAAATGAAAACGCCGCTACGCGGCTTGGGTCCGCCCGGCGACAACGAGGTCTTTGGTCTGATCATGGGTGATAACCACCGCTACGCGATGTGGGATGCCGCATACGTGCTGGGGTCGTTGTCCTCGGCCGACCGCCGCGAATTCGAGGCGCACATGGCCCAGTGTTCGGCATGCCGGGAGGCCGTCGCCGAGCTCAGTGGGGTGCCGGCCCTGCTGTCACAGCTTGACCGTGAAGAGGTGGCCGCAATGGGCCAGTCCGGAGCCGCCGCAGCGGCGCCGCCGGAGTTGTTGCCGTCGTTGCTGGCGAAGGTGGCTTGGCGGCGGCGCCGCGCCCGAATAATCACCTGGGTGGCATCGTCGGCCGCGGCCGCCGTGCTGGCGGTCGGCGTGTTCCTTGGTTTCCAGGGCATCCAGGGCCACTTCTCGTCGCCGACGCCCACGCAGCCCGTGGCCCAGTCGTCGGAGATGGCGCAGGTGGGTACCACCATGCTGGCGTCGACGGTGCAGTTGTCCAGCCAGCATTGGGGCACTGCCATCAACCTGAAGTGTGTCTGCCTGGCTCCGCCGTATGCGCACCATGACACGCTGGCGATGGTTGTGGTGGGTCGCGACGGCAGCAAGACACGGTTGGCGACCTGGGTGGCCGAACCCGGCCATACCGCGATGCCCGCCGCGAGCATTTCGACACCACTCGAGCAGATCGCTGCCGTGCAGGTGGTGGCGGCCGACAGCGGCGAGGTTCTGCTGGAACGCTCGCTGTAA
- a CDS encoding thiamine pyrophosphate-binding protein, whose amino-acid sequence MPRKYRAVDHIVEYLASIGANHIFGVDGANIEDLYDAAYFHAGVTAVLAKHEFSAATMADGYSRSGAGLGVVAATSGGGALNLVAGLGESFASRVPVLALVGQTPTSLDGRGSFQDTSGCNGALDVQAVFSAVSVHTERVLRPAEIGAALSRAVAAARTGGPAVLLLPKDIQQAQVCAGAMPAATTADPRPIGNPHPIVGLLRDAGGTITIIAGEQVARDDARVELEQLRAVLRARVATVPDAKDASGTPGFGRSSALGVTGVMGHPGVVEAIAASAVCLVVGTRLPVTARAGLDEALAAVRTVSIGSARPYIPCAHVHTEDLRATLRMLTHALSGSGRPTSVRVPDVVRHSELTPPTCVGTGVRYRDAMAVLDEVLPDGADIVVDAGNTGASAVHYLSPRRGGRFTVALGMGGMGYSFGAGIGMAFGRANTGRSDGRTVVVAGDGAFFMHGMEVHTAVQYRLPVTFVLFNNNAHAMCVTREQLYYDSVYSYNRFRPSQLGAGLAAMFPGLMSMDVSDRKGLANAVRTALEVDGPAVISVECAADEIPPFAPFLTGTSESGAASQISTVKERYPNVAASA is encoded by the coding sequence ATGCCTCGGAAGTACCGGGCTGTTGACCACATCGTCGAATATCTCGCGTCGATCGGCGCGAATCATATCTTCGGAGTGGACGGCGCCAACATCGAAGATCTTTACGACGCAGCATATTTCCACGCCGGCGTCACTGCGGTACTGGCCAAGCACGAATTCTCGGCGGCCACCATGGCCGACGGGTACAGCCGCAGCGGCGCCGGCCTGGGGGTGGTCGCCGCGACATCGGGCGGCGGTGCGCTGAATCTTGTAGCGGGCCTTGGCGAGTCGTTCGCCAGCCGGGTACCGGTGCTGGCATTGGTCGGTCAGACACCGACCTCCCTGGACGGTCGGGGCAGCTTCCAAGACACCAGCGGCTGCAACGGCGCCCTTGACGTCCAGGCGGTGTTCTCCGCGGTATCGGTGCACACCGAACGGGTGCTACGGCCGGCCGAGATCGGCGCCGCATTGTCCCGGGCCGTTGCCGCGGCACGCACCGGAGGCCCCGCAGTATTGTTGCTTCCCAAGGATATTCAGCAAGCACAGGTCTGCGCCGGGGCCATGCCAGCAGCCACGACCGCCGACCCGCGGCCGATCGGAAATCCGCATCCGATCGTGGGTTTGCTGCGCGACGCCGGCGGAACGATCACGATCATCGCGGGCGAACAGGTGGCGCGCGACGACGCTCGCGTTGAACTCGAACAGCTGCGCGCGGTCTTGCGTGCCCGGGTCGCGACCGTGCCGGACGCCAAAGATGCCTCGGGCACACCGGGATTCGGCCGGTCGTCGGCGCTCGGGGTGACCGGCGTGATGGGCCACCCGGGCGTCGTCGAAGCGATCGCCGCCAGCGCCGTGTGCCTGGTGGTCGGCACCCGGCTGCCGGTCACCGCCCGGGCCGGTCTCGACGAAGCCTTGGCGGCGGTGCGCACCGTCTCTATCGGCTCCGCGCGGCCGTACATCCCCTGCGCGCACGTGCACACCGAGGATCTGCGCGCCACGTTGCGAATGCTGACCCACGCCCTGTCCGGGAGCGGACGGCCAACGAGTGTAAGGGTTCCCGATGTCGTGCGACACTCGGAGCTGACGCCGCCGACCTGCGTCGGTACCGGTGTGCGCTACCGCGACGCGATGGCGGTGCTCGACGAAGTGCTGCCCGACGGCGCCGACATCGTGGTCGACGCGGGCAACACCGGTGCCTCCGCGGTGCACTACCTGTCGCCGCGGCGCGGCGGCAGGTTCACGGTCGCGTTGGGTATGGGCGGCATGGGCTACAGCTTCGGTGCCGGGATTGGAATGGCATTCGGGCGAGCCAACACCGGCCGATCGGATGGGCGTACCGTCGTGGTCGCCGGTGACGGCGCATTCTTCATGCACGGCATGGAGGTGCATACCGCGGTGCAGTACCGGCTGCCGGTGACCTTCGTGCTGTTCAACAACAACGCGCACGCCATGTGCGTGACGCGCGAGCAGCTGTACTACGACAGCGTGTACAGCTACAACCGTTTCCGACCCAGTCAGCTCGGTGCCGGGCTGGCCGCCATGTTCCCCGGCCTGATGTCGATGGACGTCAGCGACCGCAAAGGCCTCGCCAACGCCGTGCGCACGGCCCTCGAGGTCGACGGGCCGGCGGTGATCAGCGTCGAGTGCGCCGCCGACGAGATCCCGCCGTTCGCACCCTTCCTCACCGGAACGTCCGAATCCGGTGCAGCGAGCCAAATTTCGACGGTTAAGGAGAGATACCCCAATGTCGCTGCCAGCGCTTGA
- a CDS encoding sigma-70 family RNA polymerase sigma factor, producing the protein MKALYDEHAAVLWRYALRLTGDRSHAEDVVQETLLRAWQHPEVVGDTERSARAWLFTVARNMIIDDRRSARYRNVVGSLDEEGAPEQATPDEVNAALDRLLIAEAMTQLSAEHRAVIERSYYRGWTTAQIAADLEIAEGTVKSRLHYAVRALRLTLQELGVTR; encoded by the coding sequence ATGAAGGCGCTCTACGACGAGCACGCCGCGGTGCTGTGGCGCTACGCGCTGCGGTTGACCGGCGACCGAAGCCACGCCGAGGATGTCGTCCAGGAAACGTTGCTGCGCGCATGGCAACACCCGGAGGTCGTCGGCGACACGGAGCGGTCGGCGCGTGCCTGGTTGTTCACCGTGGCCCGGAACATGATCATCGACGACCGGCGCAGTGCGCGCTATCGCAACGTGGTCGGCTCGCTCGACGAAGAGGGGGCCCCGGAACAAGCGACGCCCGATGAGGTCAATGCGGCGCTGGACCGGCTGCTGATCGCCGAAGCGATGACGCAATTGTCCGCGGAACACCGGGCCGTCATCGAGCGGTCCTACTACCGCGGATGGACCACGGCGCAGATTGCTGCAGACCTCGAGATAGCCGAGGGAACTGTGAAGTCCCGACTACACTATGCCGTGCGGGCTTTGCGGCTCACTCTGCAGGAACTCGGAGTTACGAGATGA
- a CDS encoding pyridoxal phosphate-dependent aminotransferase: MRPTLSSVAAEADDVFPHATDPLALSLNENPFPPLPAVRSVLVRSIDAANRYPEFLPERLRSVIAGRIGVPADQVVLGAGATGVVLQALQALTVPGDTMVMSTPTFDGYPIIARMARLKAVSVPLDKGGHNHFNRLADAAATARVVVVCRPHNPTGTLEPVAHLLRFLRRVPPDTVVLLDEAYIEFAASDHWIDIAALIPRFPNVVVVRTFSKAYGLAGLRIGYGVAAPQLAEMLWSQQLPFGIALTSLPAVVASYDAEDELQQRIQWITSERRYLRMRLSALGIYTTDAHANFMYLPAMGQRWSETFAGTGLRVRCYPDGGARITVASRESTLAVLAAVSK, encoded by the coding sequence ATGCGGCCCACCCTGAGTTCGGTTGCCGCCGAGGCTGATGACGTGTTTCCCCACGCGACCGATCCACTTGCCCTGTCGCTGAACGAGAATCCGTTCCCGCCGCTGCCCGCGGTACGGTCGGTGCTGGTGCGGTCGATCGATGCGGCCAACCGCTATCCGGAGTTTCTGCCCGAGCGGTTACGCAGCGTGATCGCGGGCCGCATCGGGGTGCCCGCGGACCAGGTGGTGCTCGGCGCGGGCGCGACGGGAGTGGTGCTGCAAGCCTTGCAGGCGTTGACCGTTCCGGGTGACACGATGGTGATGTCGACACCCACCTTCGACGGCTACCCGATCATCGCGCGGATGGCGCGGCTGAAGGCGGTGAGCGTGCCGCTCGACAAGGGCGGCCACAACCACTTCAACCGGCTGGCCGATGCGGCCGCTACCGCCCGGGTGGTGGTGGTGTGCCGACCGCACAACCCCACCGGGACCCTGGAACCGGTGGCGCACCTGCTGCGGTTCCTGCGCCGAGTACCGCCAGACACCGTCGTGCTGCTCGACGAGGCGTACATCGAGTTCGCCGCGTCAGACCACTGGATCGATATCGCGGCGCTGATACCGCGATTCCCGAACGTGGTGGTGGTACGGACATTCTCCAAGGCATACGGTTTGGCCGGGCTGCGGATCGGCTACGGCGTGGCGGCGCCGCAGCTGGCCGAAATGTTGTGGTCCCAGCAGCTGCCGTTCGGCATCGCGCTGACCAGCCTGCCCGCCGTGGTCGCCTCCTACGATGCCGAAGATGAACTGCAGCAACGCATCCAGTGGATCACCTCGGAGCGGCGTTACCTGCGGATGCGGCTGTCCGCGCTGGGCATCTACACCACCGACGCACACGCGAACTTCATGTATCTGCCGGCGATGGGCCAGCGCTGGAGTGAGACGTTCGCCGGCACCGGGCTGCGGGTGCGCTGCTACCCGGACGGCGGTGCCCGCATCACCGTGGCCAGCCGCGAATCCACGCTGGCGGTGCTGGCCGCGGTGAGCAAATAA